One window of Candidatus Phytoplasma solani genomic DNA carries:
- a CDS encoding SVM family protein (Sequence-variable mosaic (SVM) proteins are highly divergent, but recognized by the shared signal peptide region that defines them.): protein MFKIKKHALLFKISLFILLGLLFVINNYCVMAMETKKTKIICLC, encoded by the coding sequence ATGTTTAAAATAAAAAAACATGCATTATTATTTAAGATTAGTTTATTTATTTTATTAGGATTATTATTTGTTATCAATAATTATTGTGTGATGGCAATGGAAACTAAAAAAACAAAAATAATTTGTTTATGTTAG
- a CDS encoding signal peptidase I translates to MSTINKNIKKEKKQPKLLISIFKKIIIVFLDILLLYLFIASFANIFFPKNSAKWVGLAGFPVASGSMSPFINGPKENIGGEGDFIFIRGVWNCTKLKPGDIVVFQNPQYSSKSQLETPRFIIHRVVSNDTKKKIIATWGDKNDIQLSYEKNIPYDNIVGKFILKDRKIIPSIRRIINYLKEYPLYLSLTIIYLIIMFLLLRMIKKNINILK, encoded by the coding sequence ATGTCAACAATTAATAAAAATATAAAAAAAGAAAAAAAACAACCAAAACTGCTTATTTCAATTTTTAAAAAGATAATCATTGTTTTTTTAGATATTTTACTTTTATATTTATTTATTGCTTCTTTCGCTAATATTTTCTTTCCTAAAAATTCTGCTAAATGGGTTGGTTTAGCTGGTTTTCCTGTTGCTTCAGGTAGTATGTCTCCCTTTATTAATGGACCGAAGGAAAATATTGGAGGCGAAGGTGATTTTATCTTTATTAGGGGTGTTTGGAATTGTACTAAGTTAAAACCAGGAGATATTGTTGTTTTTCAAAATCCTCAATATTCAAGTAAATCACAATTAGAAACTCCTCGATTTATTATTCATAGAGTTGTTTCAAATGATACTAAAAAAAAAATTATTGCAACTTGGGGCGACAAAAATGATATTCAATTATCATATGAAAAAAACATTCCTTATGACAACATTGTTGGAAAATTTATATTGAAAGATAGAAAAATTATTCCATCAATCAGAAGAATTATTAATTATTTAAAGGAATATCCTTTATATTTATCCTTAACGATTATTTATTTAATTATCATGTTTTTGCTTTTGCGTATGATTAAAAAAAACATAAATATTTTAAAATAA
- a CDS encoding uracil-DNA glycosylase, translated as MWQEIIDSQRKKVYFQKIVQFLQEEKKKDQIIYPATKDIFTAFRLTPFNKVKAVILGQDPYHGKNQAHGLSFSVKCEKRPPSLNNILKELKDDLNIENKQNNLNSWALEGVLMLNAVLTVQKNTPLSHQKIGWEIFTQTILQTLQTKKNIVYLLWGKFAQTYEKYIIAKNNYILKTAHPSPFSATSGFFGSKPFSKTNLYLKSHNLKEINWHLY; from the coding sequence ATGTGGCAAGAAATTATTGATTCGCAAAGAAAAAAAGTTTATTTTCAAAAAATAGTTCAATTTTTACAAGAAGAAAAAAAGAAGGACCAAATTATTTATCCGGCGACCAAAGATATTTTTACAGCCTTTCGTTTAACTCCCTTTAATAAGGTAAAAGCAGTTATTTTAGGGCAAGATCCTTATCACGGAAAAAATCAAGCTCACGGTTTATCTTTTAGTGTTAAATGTGAAAAAAGACCTCCAAGCCTCAATAATATTTTAAAAGAATTAAAAGATGATTTAAACATTGAAAATAAGCAAAATAATTTAAATTCCTGGGCTTTAGAAGGAGTTTTAATGTTAAATGCTGTTTTAACTGTCCAAAAAAATACACCTTTAAGTCATCAAAAAATCGGTTGGGAAATTTTTACTCAAACTATTTTACAAACTTTACAAACTAAAAAAAATATAGTCTATCTTTTGTGGGGTAAATTTGCTCAAACTTACGAAAAGTATATTATAGCAAAAAATAATTATATCCTTAAAACTGCTCATCCTTCTCCCTTTTCTGCTACTAGTGGTTTTTTTGGTTCCAAACCATTTTCTAAAACAAATCTTTATCTTAAATCACACAATCTTAAAGAAATTAATTGGCATCTTTACTAA
- the dut gene encoding dUTP diphosphatase — translation MSKKKRFFEKITFYKNQNINLPQRQTQKSAGYDLEAAQTLEIKPQTIQLVPTGIKSYFPENEVLLIYARSSLPLKKQLMIANGVGVIDSDYYNNSYNEGHIFIPLYNFSSQMVKIVKGERIAQGIFQTFFLITNEENPSFLRQGGFGSTTNKN, via the coding sequence ATGTCTAAAAAAAAACGTTTTTTTGAAAAAATAACTTTTTATAAAAACCAAAATATTAATCTTCCTCAAAGACAAACCCAAAAAAGTGCAGGATATGATTTAGAAGCAGCTCAAACTCTAGAAATCAAACCTCAAACAATTCAATTAGTTCCTACAGGAATTAAATCTTATTTTCCCGAAAATGAAGTATTATTAATTTATGCAAGGTCCTCTTTGCCTTTAAAAAAACAATTAATGATAGCTAATGGCGTCGGAGTGATTGATAGTGATTATTATAATAATTCTTACAATGAAGGTCATATTTTTATTCCTTTATATAATTTTTCTTCTCAAATGGTTAAAATTGTTAAAGGTGAAAGAATTGCTCAAGGTATTTTTCAAACTTTTTTTTTAATCACTAACGAAGAAAATCCTTCTTTTTTAAGACAAGGTGGTTTTGGTAGCACAACTAATAAAAATTAG
- the rpsB gene encoding 30S ribosomal protein S2, whose translation MAVVTMKQLLESGVHFGHATRKWNPKMKSYIFTSRNGIHIIDLKKTSDKIEEAYQELLKIINQGGKILFLGTKKQIQSSIREESKRCDQYCVDHRWLGGTLTNFNTILKRIQLLHYLYKQEEDGIWKKLPKKEVVQLKRKRDKLEKFLGGIKEMKELPQALFVIDPEKEKNAVAEARKLNIKIFGIVDTNCNPDLVDYIIPANDDAIRGVKLITWVIANACIEGNGGVAEKSEQFDAKNVLKPKPSYQQNKRTYQETVKPTTFN comes from the coding sequence ATGGCAGTAGTTACGATGAAACAATTATTAGAATCAGGAGTTCATTTTGGTCATGCCACCAGAAAATGGAATCCTAAAATGAAAAGTTATATTTTTACATCAAGAAACGGCATTCACATTATCGATCTTAAAAAAACTTCAGATAAAATTGAAGAAGCTTATCAAGAATTATTAAAAATAATTAATCAAGGTGGCAAAATTTTATTTTTGGGAACAAAAAAACAAATTCAATCATCCATTAGAGAAGAGTCAAAACGTTGCGATCAATATTGTGTTGATCATCGTTGGTTGGGGGGGACTTTAACTAATTTTAATACCATTTTAAAACGAATTCAATTATTGCATTATTTGTATAAACAAGAAGAAGATGGTATTTGGAAAAAATTACCTAAAAAAGAAGTAGTTCAATTGAAAAGGAAAAGAGATAAGTTAGAAAAATTTTTGGGAGGAATTAAAGAAATGAAAGAATTACCTCAAGCTCTTTTTGTTATAGATCCTGAAAAAGAAAAAAATGCTGTCGCAGAAGCTCGTAAATTAAATATTAAAATTTTTGGCATTGTAGATACTAATTGTAATCCTGATTTAGTTGATTACATCATTCCTGCTAATGACGATGCTATTAGAGGTGTTAAATTAATTACTTGGGTGATTGCTAACGCTTGTATTGAAGGAAATGGCGGTGTCGCTGAAAAATCTGAGCAATTTGATGCTAAAAACGTTTTAAAACCGAAACCTTCCTATCAACAAAACAAAAGAACTTATCAAGAAACAGTAAAACCAACAACTTTTAATTAA
- the tsf gene encoding translation elongation factor Ts, producing MKITAEMIKELRQQTHAGMIACKQALEKTEGNLQKAIIFLREKGIIKAAQKQYRITSEGLTNIVFSRNDAFLYELNSETDFVAKNEYFQQLINIIGEVILQKQLQSVEEVLAFAYQNKTIQDLLLEKTSVLGEKITLKKVLKVTKKEEEVFGTYKHQGGRISVLVVLKNNHPLIAEDIAMHIAAFNPKFLTLEKVNPKFLTTEKNILQKQTEKQLLEEKKPLHILDKIVQNRLNKLLKEICLSEQPFVKNNEQKVKDYLKKHNTDVISYFRWSITNQ from the coding sequence ATGAAAATAACAGCAGAAATGATTAAAGAATTAAGACAACAAACTCACGCTGGAATGATTGCATGCAAACAAGCGTTAGAAAAAACAGAAGGAAACCTACAAAAAGCAATTATTTTTTTAAGAGAAAAAGGAATCATTAAAGCAGCTCAAAAACAATATCGTATAACTTCAGAAGGTTTAACTAATATTGTTTTTTCTCGAAATGATGCTTTTTTATATGAATTAAATTCAGAAACAGATTTTGTTGCTAAAAACGAATATTTCCAACAATTAATTAATATTATAGGAGAAGTAATTCTTCAAAAACAATTGCAAAGTGTTGAAGAAGTTTTAGCTTTCGCGTACCAAAACAAAACAATTCAAGATTTACTTTTAGAAAAAACATCTGTTTTAGGTGAAAAAATAACCCTTAAAAAGGTATTAAAAGTTACCAAAAAAGAAGAAGAAGTTTTTGGCACTTACAAACATCAAGGTGGTCGTATTTCTGTTTTGGTAGTTTTAAAAAACAATCATCCTTTGATTGCTGAAGATATAGCAATGCATATAGCCGCTTTTAACCCTAAATTTTTAACCCTTGAAAAAGTTAACCCTAAATTTTTAACTACTGAAAAAAATATCTTACAAAAACAAACTGAAAAGCAACTTTTAGAAGAAAAAAAACCTTTACATATTTTAGATAAAATAGTCCAAAATCGTTTAAATAAACTTTTAAAAGAAATTTGTTTATCAGAGCAACCTTTTGTCAAGAACAATGAACAAAAAGTAAAAGATTATCTTAAAAAACATAATACAGATGTTATTTCTTATTTCCGTTGGTCAATTACTAATCAATAA
- the pyrH gene encoding UMP kinase gives MYKKILLKLSGASLKGDTSHGIDPITIKKIALEIKDIKDLGIQIVIIVGAGNLWRGRTGEELGMDRSQADYMGMLGTIMNSLALQDALEQTQTITRVMTAFPVATVAEPYIRRKALRHLEKRRVVILGAGAGSPYFSTDTAAALRAAELHIDVILMAKNNIEGVYDKDPKKHDNAILLKKMKHEQILSQRLSVMDITAASLCLENNIDILVFNMLQSGNIKKAVLQKEIGTIISSKGEQKWNNKPKK, from the coding sequence ATGTATAAAAAAATTCTTTTAAAATTAAGTGGTGCATCCCTCAAAGGAGACACTTCCCACGGTATCGATCCTATAACTATTAAAAAAATCGCTTTAGAAATTAAAGACATTAAGGATTTAGGAATTCAAATTGTGATTATTGTAGGAGCAGGCAACCTTTGGCGTGGACGAACCGGAGAAGAACTAGGTATGGACCGTTCTCAAGCTGATTATATGGGGATGTTAGGCACTATTATGAACTCTTTAGCTTTACAAGATGCCTTAGAACAAACACAAACAATTACTCGAGTTATGACGGCCTTTCCCGTTGCTACAGTAGCAGAACCTTATATTCGTAGAAAAGCTCTTCGTCATTTAGAAAAAAGAAGAGTAGTTATTTTAGGTGCTGGTGCTGGTTCACCTTATTTTTCAACCGATACTGCTGCTGCTCTAAGAGCGGCTGAATTACATATTGATGTTATTTTGATGGCTAAAAACAACATCGAAGGAGTTTATGATAAAGATCCTAAAAAACACGATAATGCTATTTTATTAAAAAAGATGAAACACGAACAAATTTTATCACAAAGACTTTCTGTTATGGATATAACAGCAGCATCCCTTTGTTTAGAAAATAATATTGATATTTTAGTTTTCAACATGCTTCAATCAGGAAACATTAAAAAAGCTGTTTTACAAAAAGAAATCGGCACTATTATTAGTTCAAAAGGAGAACAAAAGTGGAACAACAAACCCAAGAAATAG
- the frr gene encoding ribosome recycling factor: MEQQTQEIVLLIEKKMSQAQEMMLKLFLDIRTGIANSNILNKININYYGTETPLKTLSSVSISEGTQLQIKPYEKTLIPSIKKALLASDLGITPETDGVILRLNFPKPTEERRKALTKEVEKIAEQTKIIIRNIRRDGNIQIKKISLTKDLETLYLNKIQFLTDKNIKIVEKETINKNKELLKA; encoded by the coding sequence GTGGAACAACAAACCCAAGAAATAGTTTTATTAATTGAAAAAAAAATGTCCCAAGCGCAAGAAATGATGTTAAAATTATTTTTAGATATTAGAACAGGAATTGCTAATTCTAATATTTTGAATAAAATAAATATTAATTATTATGGAACCGAAACCCCTTTAAAAACATTATCTTCTGTTAGTATTTCTGAAGGAACTCAATTACAAATTAAACCTTATGAAAAAACTTTAATTCCTTCAATTAAAAAAGCTCTTTTAGCCTCTGATTTAGGAATCACCCCTGAAACTGATGGAGTTATTTTAAGGCTTAATTTTCCTAAACCAACAGAAGAAAGAAGAAAAGCTTTGACAAAAGAAGTCGAAAAAATAGCTGAACAAACTAAAATAATTATTAGAAATATTCGACGCGATGGCAACATTCAAATTAAAAAAATATCACTTACCAAAGACTTAGAAACTTTATATTTAAACAAAATTCAATTTTTAACTGACAAAAATATTAAAATAGTTGAAAAAGAAACTATCAATAAAAACAAAGAGCTTTTAAAAGCTTAA
- a CDS encoding phosphatidate cytidylyltransferase, producing the protein MIKKRIITGLSLVLFSFFFYFLPNGEIKFLIFVGLTIKASQEMLIIFNKEEKKVSSQKSFSKNFIIIILTLLFFIILFIFLQKQKLLPNQVRFLDKIPFSFDKYSFFLLFSPFILLLFFFVFLSSWHTSDLAKIFLIMIYIGVGMSCLLTLILSTLPYLLFFVLLIVLTDSFAFLARFPRFCPFLNLGLLVPHLSPKKTKKGAILGTLGSVIATFIFFFTWNKINNYSLFIFFAFAISIISQISDLLASKFKRDFNIKDFGNILPGHGGFLDRFDSWLLTAFFSLFFFTFIFLN; encoded by the coding sequence ATGATAAAAAAGAGAATAATAACAGGTTTAAGTTTGGTTTTATTTTCTTTTTTCTTTTATTTTCTTCCTAATGGTGAAATTAAATTTTTGATCTTTGTCGGTTTAACTATTAAAGCATCTCAAGAAATGTTAATTATTTTTAACAAAGAAGAAAAAAAAGTAAGTTCTCAAAAATCTTTTAGCAAAAATTTCATTATCATAATCTTGACTTTATTGTTTTTTATCATTCTTTTTATTTTTTTGCAAAAGCAAAAGTTACTACCAAACCAAGTAAGATTTCTCGATAAAATTCCTTTTTCTTTTGATAAATACAGTTTTTTTCTTTTATTCTCTCCTTTTATTTTACTTTTATTTTTTTTTGTTTTTTTATCTTCTTGGCATACCTCAGATCTAGCTAAAATTTTTCTGATTATGATTTATATTGGCGTTGGCATGTCTTGTCTTTTGACTTTAATTTTATCGACTTTACCTTATCTACTTTTTTTTGTCTTGCTAATTGTTTTAACTGATTCCTTTGCTTTTTTAGCTCGCTTCCCACGTTTTTGTCCTTTTTTAAATTTAGGTCTTTTAGTGCCTCATCTCAGTCCTAAAAAAACCAAAAAAGGAGCTATTTTAGGTACTTTGGGATCTGTGATTGCTACTTTTATCTTTTTTTTCACTTGGAATAAAATTAACAACTACTCTTTATTTATTTTTTTTGCTTTTGCAATTTCTATTATTTCTCAAATCAGTGATTTATTAGCCTCTAAATTTAAAAGAGATTTTAATATTAAAGATTTTGGTAATATTTTACCTGGTCATGGTGGTTTTTTAGATCGTTTTGACTCTTGGCTTTTAACTGCTTTTTTCTCACTTTTCTTTTTTACTTTCATATTTTTAAACTAG
- the tpiA gene encoding triose-phosphate isomerase, with protein sequence MNNHQRIKVIAGNWKMYKNKNEALEFIQKVNFKVPTPKEVETIIFAQSTLLDFLVQNQGPNLKIGAQNIFYKNEGAFTGEISPLNLISLGVKYVLLGHSERRIIFGETDQLVNLKLLKALQNNLSPILCLGETLETKEKNETKVFLEKQLTQSLKGVPQNSLEQIIIAYEPVWAIGTGKTATPEDANNIIQQIRNKIATLYSNQMAESVRILYGGSVSCDNIENILEQIAIDGVLVGKAALEVKDFLFFTQTAMKCLQTCSRKKLKKDDCLFCS encoded by the coding sequence ATGAATAATCATCAAAGAATTAAAGTTATCGCTGGAAATTGGAAGATGTATAAAAACAAAAATGAAGCTTTAGAATTTATACAAAAGGTTAATTTTAAAGTTCCAACCCCAAAAGAAGTAGAAACTATTATTTTTGCCCAAAGCACTTTATTAGATTTTTTAGTTCAAAATCAAGGACCTAATCTTAAAATTGGCGCTCAAAACATCTTTTATAAAAATGAAGGAGCTTTTACAGGAGAAATATCCCCCCTTAATTTGATTTCTTTGGGGGTAAAATATGTTTTATTGGGTCACAGCGAAAGAAGAATTATTTTTGGAGAAACTGATCAATTAGTAAATTTAAAATTATTAAAAGCGCTTCAAAACAATTTATCTCCTATTTTATGTTTGGGTGAAACCCTTGAAACAAAAGAAAAAAACGAAACTAAAGTTTTTTTAGAAAAACAATTAACTCAATCTTTAAAAGGTGTTCCACAAAATTCCTTAGAACAAATAATAATCGCTTATGAACCTGTTTGGGCAATTGGGACAGGAAAAACTGCCACTCCCGAGGATGCTAATAACATTATTCAACAAATTAGAAATAAAATTGCTACTTTATATTCAAATCAAATGGCAGAATCTGTAAGAATTCTTTATGGTGGTTCTGTTTCTTGTGATAATATCGAAAATATTTTAGAACAAATCGCTATTGATGGTGTTTTAGTGGGGAAAGCTGCTTTAGAAGTGAAAGATTTTTTATTTTTTACTCAAACAGCTATGAAATGTTTGCAAACTTGTTCCCGAAAAAAATTAAAAAAAGATGATTGCCTTTTTTGTTCTTAA
- a CDS encoding HAD family hydrolase, giving the protein MIPTKKMFFFDIDGTLLSSKYKQIFSQTNEAIKELAKNPNVILGIATGRNMKRINVLGDLMPYFNHLVLFNGGLTKVFDKVIDDRPFQREIVQELINKAHQAKIYIGLTGFNQEIVPSQKDLIPTSLQEIYFTNKNFLVDSQFHLYNNVYQVWLFEPNRKKLEYFLKDFSHLQKYYWRSDGGVDLLPEKINKTRGIKLIKSLYKEHQLICVGDGYNDVDMLKYADIGIGMDNTNCQEIRDNSNLLSPHIDTNKFYDFLKQNSLI; this is encoded by the coding sequence ATGATACCAACTAAAAAGATGTTTTTTTTTGATATTGATGGTACTCTTTTAAGCTCTAAATATAAACAAATTTTTTCTCAAACTAATGAAGCCATCAAAGAATTAGCTAAAAACCCTAACGTTATTTTAGGAATAGCTACTGGAAGAAATATGAAAAGAATTAATGTTTTAGGAGATTTAATGCCATATTTTAATCATTTAGTCTTATTTAATGGTGGTTTAACCAAAGTTTTTGATAAAGTTATCGATGATAGACCTTTTCAAAGAGAAATAGTGCAAGAGTTGATCAACAAAGCTCATCAAGCTAAAATTTATATTGGTCTTACAGGTTTCAACCAAGAAATTGTTCCTAGTCAAAAAGATTTAATTCCTACTTCTTTGCAAGAAATTTATTTCACCAATAAAAATTTTTTAGTCGATTCTCAATTTCATCTTTATAACAACGTTTATCAAGTTTGGTTATTTGAACCAAATCGTAAAAAATTAGAATATTTTTTAAAAGATTTTTCACATTTACAAAAATATTATTGGAGAAGCGATGGTGGAGTTGATTTGCTTCCCGAAAAAATAAATAAAACTCGTGGAATTAAGTTAATAAAATCTTTATATAAAGAGCATCAATTAATTTGTGTAGGAGATGGTTATAATGATGTTGATATGCTTAAATATGCTGATATTGGTATAGGGATGGATAACACTAATTGTCAAGAAATTAGAGACAATTCAAATCTTTTATCTCCTCATATTGATACTAATAAATTTTATGATTTTTTAAAACAAAATTCTTTAATTTAA
- a CDS encoding class II fructose-bisphosphate aldolase: protein MLTSDKKIILKAHQQKYAIAQVNINNLEWTKAALQTAQELQSPIILGVSEGAAKYLGGFKTAFALVKELDAYYKISVPVILHLDHGSFEGGLEAIEAGFTSIMFDGSRFDFEINLMKTKEMTKICHDRGLLIEAEVGSVGGEEDGIVGQGEIADPEECKKIADLGIDMLAACVGNIHGKYPENWAGLDFKVFNQVRELTNENTPLVLHGGSGISEDIIKKSIALGVVKINVNTEFQLVFAKATRKYIEEGKDLKDKGFDPRKLLNPGFIAIKEEIKYKLALFGSINKA, encoded by the coding sequence ATGTTAACTTCAGATAAAAAAATTATTTTAAAAGCGCATCAACAAAAATATGCTATAGCTCAAGTAAATATTAATAATTTAGAATGGACTAAAGCAGCTTTACAAACAGCTCAAGAGTTACAATCTCCTATTATTTTAGGAGTTTCTGAAGGAGCTGCTAAATACTTGGGAGGATTTAAAACTGCTTTTGCTTTGGTGAAAGAACTTGATGCTTATTATAAAATTTCTGTCCCTGTTATTCTTCATTTAGATCATGGTTCTTTTGAAGGTGGTTTAGAAGCAATTGAAGCCGGCTTTACTTCTATTATGTTTGATGGTAGTCGTTTTGATTTTGAGATTAATTTAATGAAAACAAAAGAAATGACAAAGATATGTCACGATAGAGGACTTTTGATTGAAGCAGAAGTAGGAAGCGTTGGTGGCGAAGAAGATGGTATTGTTGGTCAGGGTGAAATAGCTGATCCGGAAGAATGTAAAAAAATAGCTGATTTAGGAATTGATATGCTTGCTGCTTGTGTTGGTAATATTCACGGTAAATATCCTGAAAATTGGGCTGGGCTTGATTTTAAAGTTTTTAATCAAGTTAGAGAATTAACTAACGAAAATACTCCTTTGGTATTACATGGAGGAAGCGGCATTTCCGAAGATATCATCAAAAAATCCATTGCTTTAGGAGTAGTCAAAATTAATGTTAATACAGAGTTTCAATTGGTTTTTGCAAAAGCAACTAGAAAATATATCGAAGAAGGAAAAGATTTAAAAGATAAAGGCTTTGACCCGCGTAAATTATTAAACCCTGGATTTATAGCGATTAAAGAAGAAATAAAATATAAGTTAGCTCTTTTTGGTTCAATCAATAAAGCTTAA
- a CDS encoding phosphoglycerate kinase: MKTQLTHFNIENKKVLLRADLNVPLENNVITDDNRIKAILPTIKYLIKNKGKIIILSHLGRIKDETQKAYFSLKPIAEKLSFYLQQKVIFVPETKGRLVKEAIDKLLPGDVLMLENTRFEDLNNKAESKNDPQLGKYWASLGDIFVNDAFGTCHRVHASNVGIATNIKAKCFGFLIEKEINFIQKIISNPQRPLIAILGGSKVTDKIELIKNMLQKVDFLLIGGGMSYTFLKAQGFNVGTSLLETDKIPLVKELLSSPEAKKIILPKDFVCGKEFLPDTQAVVYQYFNIPDNFMGLDIGPETIKLFKSYLITAKTILWNGPVGVFEFEKFSQGTKNIAQIISLFTSSTTIIGGGDSAAAVFKFGLENHFSHISTGGGAFLEFLEGKPMPGITCIQNTTKS, translated from the coding sequence ATGAAGACTCAGTTAACTCATTTCAATATAGAAAATAAAAAAGTTTTATTGAGGGCTGATTTAAATGTCCCTTTAGAAAATAATGTTATTACAGATGACAATAGAATTAAAGCTATTTTACCAACTATCAAATATTTAATTAAAAACAAAGGTAAAATCATTATTTTATCGCATTTAGGAAGAATTAAAGATGAAACTCAAAAAGCTTATTTTAGTTTAAAACCGATAGCCGAAAAGTTATCTTTTTATTTGCAACAAAAAGTTATTTTTGTTCCAGAAACAAAAGGTAGGCTTGTAAAAGAGGCTATTGATAAATTACTTCCAGGTGATGTGTTAATGTTAGAAAATACTCGTTTTGAAGATTTAAATAACAAAGCTGAAAGTAAAAATGATCCTCAATTAGGTAAGTATTGGGCTTCTTTAGGGGATATATTTGTCAATGATGCTTTTGGCACCTGTCATCGTGTTCACGCTTCTAATGTAGGAATTGCTACCAACATCAAAGCAAAATGTTTTGGCTTTTTGATTGAAAAAGAAATCAATTTTATTCAAAAAATAATTTCTAACCCTCAAAGACCGTTAATTGCTATTTTAGGAGGTTCTAAAGTTACTGATAAAATAGAATTAATTAAAAATATGTTGCAAAAAGTTGATTTTCTTTTAATTGGGGGCGGGATGAGCTATACTTTTTTAAAAGCTCAAGGTTTTAACGTTGGTACTAGTTTGTTAGAAACTGATAAAATCCCTTTAGTTAAAGAATTATTATCTTCTCCAGAAGCTAAAAAAATAATTTTACCGAAAGATTTTGTTTGTGGAAAGGAATTTTTGCCAGACACTCAAGCAGTTGTTTATCAATATTTTAATATTCCTGATAATTTTATGGGCCTTGATATTGGACCAGAAACGATTAAACTTTTCAAAAGTTATTTAATAACAGCCAAAACAATTCTTTGGAATGGCCCTGTAGGTGTTTTTGAATTTGAAAAATTTAGTCAAGGCACTAAAAATATAGCTCAAATTATTAGCTTATTTACATCATCAACAACTATTATTGGCGGAGGAGATAGTGCAGCTGCTGTCTTTAAATTTGGTTTAGAAAATCATTTTAGTCATATTTCAACTGGTGGCGGGGCTTTTTTAGAATTTTTAGAAGGAAAACCCATGCCAGGAATTACATGCATTCAAAATACAACTAAATCATGA
- the gap gene encoding type I glyceraldehyde-3-phosphate dehydrogenase: MKVRVAINGFGRIGKLAFRLIFGDPKFQVVAINDLSSLETVSYLLKYDSMQKPYKVDAVRFEGKHLIVEGEKIPVFQERNPQDLPWKELKVDIVLECTGFFTDKEKASLHLAAGALKVLISAPATGDVKTVVYNVNDHILNKDDVIVSGASCTTNCLAPIAKVLNDHFGIKQAFMTTVHSYTSDQSLIDQNHPKGIWTRRGRAAAFNMVPSSTGAAKAIGLVIPELKGKLDGTAIRVPTITGSLVDLTVELKQEATAQTINETFKKSANETLAYITDPIVSSDIVGTTYGSLYDANTLQILKESPRFIKLMSWYDNEMSYVNQLVRLLYKISSLS, translated from the coding sequence ATGAAAGTTAGAGTAGCAATTAATGGTTTTGGTCGTATCGGCAAATTAGCTTTTCGTCTTATTTTTGGAGATCCTAAATTTCAAGTAGTAGCAATTAATGATTTATCATCTTTAGAAACTGTTTCTTATTTACTCAAATATGATAGCATGCAAAAACCTTATAAAGTTGATGCTGTGCGTTTTGAAGGCAAACATTTAATAGTTGAAGGAGAAAAAATTCCTGTTTTTCAAGAAAGAAATCCACAAGATTTACCTTGGAAAGAATTAAAAGTTGACATTGTTTTAGAATGTACAGGTTTTTTTACTGATAAAGAAAAAGCTTCCTTACATTTAGCGGCTGGCGCTCTCAAAGTTTTAATTAGTGCCCCCGCAACCGGAGATGTTAAAACAGTTGTTTATAATGTTAATGATCACATTTTAAACAAGGATGATGTTATTGTAAGTGGCGCATCATGCACTACTAATTGTTTGGCGCCAATCGCTAAGGTGTTAAATGATCATTTTGGCATTAAACAAGCTTTTATGACTACTGTTCACAGTTATACAAGTGATCAAAGTTTAATAGATCAAAACCATCCTAAAGGTATTTGGACTCGACGTGGTAGAGCAGCAGCTTTTAATATGGTTCCAAGTTCTACTGGTGCTGCTAAAGCTATTGGCTTAGTTATTCCTGAATTAAAAGGTAAGTTAGATGGAACAGCCATTAGAGTCCCTACTATTACTGGTTCTTTGGTGGATTTAACAGTAGAATTAAAACAAGAAGCAACAGCACAAACTATTAATGAAACCTTTAAAAAAAGCGCAAATGAAACATTAGCTTACATTACAGATCCGATTGTATCATCAGATATTGTAGGTACTACTTATGGCTCTTTGTATGATGCAAATACTTTACAAATATTAAAAGAAAGTCCAAGATTTATTAAATTAATGTCTTGGTATGACAACGAAATGAGTTATGTTAATCAGTTAGTAAGATTACTATATAAAATATCAAGTTTAAGTTGA